The following are encoded together in the Streptomyces asoensis genome:
- a CDS encoding type II secretion system F family protein, translating into MSAEFVHRLGMTVAAAMALWWLARWPAVLRRERGARRRLTGLLGPAPEETPRKAGPREAVRRWLPELGVACAGWALVGGVPGLLLGSAVAAGLGWWRRRQRAAGAGDEADALLAARQLPLAADLLAACIAAGAGPVIAAQAVGEALGGPVGEGLARGAAEVRLGGEPATAWRRLAATPGAAALARLLERADVSGLPAAGPVARLAADTRAEWARTATARARRAAVMVTVPVGLCFLPAFITVGVLPIVIGLAGGVLEGGGP; encoded by the coding sequence GTGAGCGCGGAGTTTGTCCACAGGCTGGGGATGACCGTGGCGGCGGCGATGGCGCTGTGGTGGCTGGCGCGGTGGCCTGCGGTTCTGCGACGCGAACGGGGTGCGCGTCGGCGTCTGACCGGACTGCTCGGCCCGGCGCCGGAGGAGACCCCTCGGAAGGCCGGGCCGCGGGAGGCGGTACGGCGGTGGTTGCCCGAGCTGGGCGTGGCCTGCGCCGGATGGGCGCTGGTCGGTGGCGTCCCGGGTCTCCTGCTCGGCTCCGCCGTCGCGGCGGGGCTGGGGTGGTGGCGCCGACGCCAGCGGGCGGCCGGTGCGGGGGACGAGGCCGACGCGCTGCTGGCCGCCCGTCAACTCCCGCTGGCGGCAGACCTGCTGGCCGCCTGTATCGCGGCCGGGGCCGGCCCGGTGATCGCGGCGCAGGCCGTGGGCGAGGCCCTGGGCGGTCCCGTGGGCGAGGGGCTTGCGCGTGGCGCCGCCGAAGTGCGGCTGGGCGGCGAACCCGCCACCGCCTGGCGCAGGTTGGCCGCGACGCCGGGCGCCGCGGCCCTGGCCCGGCTGCTGGAGCGGGCCGATGTCTCGGGGCTGCCGGCGGCCGGACCCGTCGCCCGGCTCGCCGCCGACACCCGCGCCGAGTGGGCGCGTACCGCGACGGCCCGGGCCAGGCGGGCCGCCGTCATGGTCACCGTGCCGGTGGGGCTGTGTTTCCTGCCCGCCTTCATCACGGTCGGCGTGCTGCCCATCGTCATCGGGCTCGCGGGCGGGGTGCTGGAAGGGGGTGGCCCGTGA
- the bldG gene encoding anti-sigma factor antagonist BldG → MDLSLSTRTVGDRTVVEVGGEIDVYTAPKLREQLVELVNDGNFHLVVDMEGVDFLDSTGLGVLVGGLKRVRAHEGSLRLVCNQERILKIFRITGLTKVFPIHTSVDEAVAATD, encoded by the coding sequence GTGGACCTGTCTCTGTCGACCCGTACCGTCGGCGATCGTACGGTCGTCGAGGTCGGTGGCGAAATCGACGTATATACCGCGCCCAAGTTGCGCGAGCAGCTGGTCGAGCTGGTGAACGACGGGAATTTCCACCTCGTCGTCGACATGGAGGGCGTGGACTTCCTCGACTCCACCGGGCTCGGCGTGCTGGTCGGCGGACTGAAGCGGGTGCGTGCCCATGAGGGTTCGCTCCGTCTGGTCTGCAACCAGGAGCGTATTTTGAAGATCTTCCGCATCACCGGTCTGACCAAGGTGTTCCCGATCCACACCTCGGTCGACGAAGCGGTCGCTGCCACCGACTGA
- a CDS encoding TadA family conjugal transfer-associated ATPase encodes MSTPPGLERARANGTLLDGVRQWLADSGAEPTPARVAQALREQGRVLGDAEVLGAAEHLRSELIGSGPLEPLLSDPGVTDVLVSAPDRVWVDRGGGLELTGVSFPDAAAVRRLAQRLAAVAGRRLDDARPWADARLPDGTRLHAVLPPVAVGCTCLSLRVVRPRAFTLGELVAAGTVPPGGDRVLRALVRARLSFLVSGGTGSGKTTLLSALLGLVGPGERIVLAEDSAELRPDHPHVVRLETRPANQEGAGLVTLEDLVRQALRMRPDRLVVGEVRGPEVVHLLAALNTGHEGGCGTVHANAAADVPARLEALGTAAGLDRTALHSQLAAALSVVLHLVRDPAGRRRIAEVHVLERDRSGLVRTVPALRWRTDAFAREQGWGRLRELLRSEEEGAGGAHE; translated from the coding sequence ATGAGCACGCCGCCCGGCCTGGAACGGGCGAGGGCGAACGGCACACTCCTCGACGGCGTCCGCCAGTGGCTCGCCGACAGCGGCGCCGAACCGACACCCGCGCGCGTGGCGCAGGCGCTGCGCGAGCAGGGCCGGGTCCTCGGGGACGCCGAGGTGCTCGGGGCGGCCGAGCACCTGCGGTCGGAGCTGATCGGCAGCGGGCCGCTCGAACCGCTGCTCAGCGACCCCGGGGTGACCGACGTACTGGTCTCCGCCCCGGACCGGGTCTGGGTCGACCGCGGCGGCGGCCTGGAACTGACCGGCGTGTCCTTCCCGGACGCCGCGGCCGTGCGGCGCCTCGCGCAGCGCCTCGCCGCCGTGGCCGGCCGACGCCTGGACGACGCACGGCCCTGGGCGGACGCGCGCCTGCCCGACGGCACCCGGCTGCACGCGGTCCTGCCACCGGTCGCCGTCGGCTGCACCTGCTTGTCGCTGCGCGTCGTACGGCCCCGCGCCTTCACGCTCGGCGAGCTGGTGGCGGCGGGCACGGTCCCGCCGGGAGGGGACAGGGTGCTGCGGGCTCTGGTGCGGGCGCGGCTGTCGTTCCTGGTCAGCGGAGGCACCGGCAGCGGCAAGACGACCCTGTTGAGTGCCCTGCTGGGTCTGGTGGGGCCGGGGGAGCGGATCGTGCTCGCGGAGGACTCGGCGGAGCTGCGGCCGGATCACCCGCACGTCGTCCGCCTGGAGACCAGACCGGCCAATCAGGAGGGAGCCGGCCTCGTCACGCTCGAGGACCTCGTCCGGCAGGCCCTGCGGATGCGGCCCGACCGGCTGGTCGTGGGCGAGGTGCGCGGTCCGGAGGTCGTCCATCTGCTGGCCGCCCTCAACACGGGCCACGAGGGCGGCTGCGGGACCGTCCACGCCAACGCCGCCGCCGACGTGCCCGCCCGGCTCGAAGCGCTGGGTACGGCGGCGGGGCTCGACCGGACGGCGCTGCACAGCCAGTTGGCGGCGGCCCTCTCCGTGGTCCTGCACCTGGTGCGCGACCCGGCCGGACGGCGGCGGATCGCCGAGGTGCACGTACTGGAGCGGGATCGCTCCGGGCTGGTGAGGACCGTGCCGGCCCTGCGGTGGCGGACGGACGCCTTCGCCCGCGAACAGGGCTGGGGGCGGCTGCGGGAGCTGCTGCGCAGCGAGGAGGAGGGAGCGGGTGGGGCTCATGAGTGA
- a CDS encoding type II secretion system F family protein has protein sequence MSEMPMAAAVACAGAAAWLMGGPYAGSRRARLLLAGGGVVGGGPPPSDRLTRGLRTLGRRWRPEWWAPVAGLVLAVLGGSVLPVVAGAVGVPLLRRVRRAAEVGRAGERRGDAVIALCAALAGEVLAGRQPGEALQRAARDSGGLGEAQAVVLAAARFGGDVPGALAVAARQPGADGLLGLAACWRVAVDQGAGLAAGLDRLEQALRAEREQRADLRAQLAGPRATVVMLACLPVLGLALGAALGADPLHVLLHTGAGLGCLLVGGVLEAAGMWWALRIVRAAEAK, from the coding sequence ATGAGTGAGATGCCGATGGCTGCGGCCGTGGCCTGTGCCGGGGCGGCTGCCTGGCTGATGGGCGGACCGTACGCGGGAAGCAGGCGCGCGCGGTTGCTCCTGGCCGGAGGCGGCGTGGTCGGGGGCGGCCCACCACCGTCGGACCGGCTCACCCGCGGTCTGCGCACCCTCGGTCGACGATGGCGGCCCGAGTGGTGGGCGCCGGTCGCCGGCCTGGTCCTGGCGGTGCTGGGCGGTTCCGTGCTGCCGGTCGTCGCGGGGGCGGTCGGGGTGCCCTTGCTGCGCAGGGTGCGGCGGGCCGCCGAGGTCGGGCGGGCCGGGGAACGCCGAGGGGACGCGGTGATCGCGTTGTGTGCGGCGCTCGCCGGAGAGGTGCTGGCCGGACGGCAGCCCGGGGAGGCGTTGCAGCGGGCGGCGCGGGACTCCGGAGGGCTGGGCGAGGCGCAGGCGGTGGTGCTTGCGGCGGCCCGCTTCGGCGGGGACGTGCCCGGGGCCCTCGCGGTCGCCGCGCGACAACCGGGGGCCGACGGACTGCTGGGACTCGCCGCGTGCTGGCGGGTGGCCGTGGACCAGGGCGCCGGCCTCGCCGCCGGACTCGACCGCCTGGAGCAGGCGTTGCGGGCGGAACGCGAGCAACGGGCCGATCTACGGGCGCAGTTGGCGGGGCCGCGCGCCACCGTGGTGATGCTCGCCTGTCTGCCGGTCCTCGGCCTCGCCCTGGGCGCCGCGCTCGGGGCGGACCCCCTGCACGTCCTGCTGCACACCGGCGCGGGGCTGGGCTGCCTGCTGGTCGGCGGGGTGCTGGAAGCCGCGGGGATGTGGTGGGCGCTGCGGATCGTCCGTGCCGCCGAAGCGAAATGA
- a CDS encoding ATP-binding protein, with protein sequence MKIAFVGKGGSGKTTLSSLFVRHLVAGGAPVIAVDADINQHLGPALGLDEAEAAALPAMGDRLPLIKDFLRGSNPRVASAETMIKTTPPGEGSRLLRVRGDNPVYDACARPVELDGGAVRLMVTGPFTDADLGVSCYHSKTGAVELYLNHLVDGRDEYVVVDMTAGSDSFASGLFTRFDLTFLVAEPTRKGVSVYRQYKEYARDFGVQLKVVGNKVQGQDDLDFLRAEAGDDLLVTVGHSDWVRAMEKGRPPRFELLEDTNRQALRLLRKTADAAYDRRDWERYTRQMAHFHLRNAEAWGNERTGTDLAAQIDPGFVLGETLAATV encoded by the coding sequence ATGAAAATTGCTTTCGTCGGCAAGGGTGGCAGCGGCAAGACCACCCTGTCCTCCTTGTTCGTCCGCCACCTCGTCGCCGGCGGAGCTCCCGTGATCGCGGTCGACGCGGACATCAACCAGCACTTGGGGCCGGCGCTCGGCCTCGACGAGGCGGAGGCCGCCGCCCTCCCCGCGATGGGCGACCGGCTGCCGCTGATCAAGGACTTCCTGCGCGGCTCCAACCCGCGGGTCGCCTCGGCCGAGACGATGATCAAGACGACCCCGCCCGGCGAGGGCTCCCGGCTTCTGCGGGTGCGCGGGGACAACCCGGTGTACGACGCCTGCGCCCGGCCGGTGGAACTCGACGGCGGCGCCGTCCGTTTGATGGTCACGGGCCCCTTCACCGACGCCGACCTCGGAGTCTCCTGCTACCACTCCAAGACCGGGGCGGTGGAGCTGTACCTGAACCACCTGGTGGACGGCCGTGACGAGTACGTGGTGGTCGACATGACCGCGGGCTCGGACTCCTTCGCCTCCGGCTTGTTCACCCGCTTCGACCTCACGTTCCTCGTCGCCGAACCGACCCGGAAGGGAGTCTCCGTCTACCGCCAGTACAAGGAGTACGCCCGCGACTTCGGCGTCCAACTGAAGGTCGTCGGCAACAAGGTGCAGGGCCAGGACGACCTCGACTTCCTGCGCGCGGAGGCCGGGGACGACCTGCTCGTGACCGTCGGGCACTCGGACTGGGTGCGCGCCATGGAGAAGGGCAGGCCGCCCCGGTTCGAGCTGCTGGAGGACACCAACCGCCAGGCCCTCCGGCTGCTGAGGAAGACGGCCGACGCCGCGTACGACCGGCGCGACTGGGAGCGATACACCCGGCAGATGGCGCACTTCCACCTGCGCAACGCCGAGGCCTGGGGCAACGAACGCACCGGGACCGATCTCGCCGCGCAGATCGACCCCGGATTCGTCCTCGGCGAAACCCTCGCGGCCACGGTCTGA
- a CDS encoding DEAD/DEAH box helicase: MAFNHLPAGVHDALAPLSVTPVTHSVPMAKNHRSDRPSPEAVPRLSPGTVLDRLAPGPGRASRITHTEHLPPREGRHAVWPDRIRPEVIAAVQAGGVEHPWVHQARAAEHALDGESVVVATGTASGKSLAYLVPVLTALLDGSEAPNGRGATTLYLAPTKALAADQCRSVKELSQPLGNAVRPAVYDGDTPFEEREWIRQYANYVLTNPDMLHRGILPSHARWSSFLKSLKYVVIDECHTYRGVFGSHVAHVLRRLRRLCARYGASPVFLLASATAADPAVAAGRLTGLPVVEVADDASPRGELVFALWEPPLTEMVGEKGAPVRRTATAETADLLTDLTVQGVRTVAFVRSRRGAELIAVIAQERLAEVDRSLARRVAAYRGGYLPEERRALEQALHSGELLGLAATTALELGIDVSGLDAVLIAGYPGTRASLWQQAGRAGRSGQGALAVLVARDDPLDTFLVHHPEALFDRPVESTVLDPDNPYVLAPHLCAAAAELPLTDDDLPLFGPEAAGLLPQLEAAKLLRRRTKAWHWTRRERAADLADIRGEGGRPVQVVEAGTGRLLGTVDAGASHTTVHEGAVHLHQGRTYLVRSLDLEDSVALVEQADPPYSTVARDTTSISVLETDVEIPWGQGRLCYGSVEVTNQVVSFLRRRVITGEVLGESKLDLPPRTLRTRAVWWTVTEDQLDAARIGPEILGGALHAAEHASIGMLPLFATCDRWDIGGVSVPLHPDTLLPTVFVYDGHPGGAGFAERAFHTARAWLTATRQAIASCECDAGCPSCIQSPKCGNGNDPLHKRGAVRLLTELLREAPQEKPDPEREPEAGAGSGPAPERGARTAPGEAVGTVPRPQGPPVP, encoded by the coding sequence ATGGCATTCAATCACTTACCGGCAGGCGTGCACGACGCCTTGGCCCCATTGTCCGTCACGCCAGTGACACACTCGGTGCCGATGGCCAAGAATCACCGATCCGATCGACCCTCGCCCGAGGCCGTGCCCCGCCTGTCCCCGGGCACGGTCCTGGACCGGCTCGCCCCGGGCCCCGGCCGGGCATCGCGCATCACTCATACGGAGCACTTGCCCCCACGTGAGGGCCGCCATGCCGTCTGGCCGGACCGGATTCGTCCCGAGGTCATCGCGGCGGTGCAGGCAGGCGGCGTCGAACACCCGTGGGTCCACCAGGCCCGGGCGGCCGAGCACGCCCTCGACGGCGAGTCGGTGGTCGTCGCCACGGGCACGGCGTCCGGCAAGTCCCTGGCGTACCTCGTGCCGGTCCTCACGGCCCTGCTGGACGGCTCCGAGGCTCCGAACGGCCGCGGGGCCACCACCCTCTACCTGGCCCCCACCAAGGCCCTGGCGGCCGACCAGTGCCGTTCGGTGAAGGAACTTTCACAGCCGCTCGGAAACGCCGTCCGCCCGGCCGTGTACGACGGCGACACCCCGTTCGAGGAGCGGGAGTGGATCCGCCAGTACGCCAACTACGTCCTCACCAACCCGGACATGCTGCACCGCGGGATCCTGCCGTCCCACGCCCGCTGGTCCTCCTTCCTGAAGTCCCTGAAGTACGTCGTCATCGACGAGTGCCACACCTACCGCGGTGTCTTCGGCTCCCACGTCGCCCATGTGCTGCGCCGGCTGCGCCGGCTGTGTGCCCGCTACGGCGCCTCCCCCGTCTTCCTCCTCGCCTCCGCGACGGCCGCCGACCCGGCGGTCGCGGCGGGACGCCTCACGGGCCTCCCGGTCGTCGAGGTCGCCGACGACGCCTCGCCGCGCGGTGAACTGGTGTTCGCCCTCTGGGAGCCCCCGCTGACCGAGATGGTGGGCGAGAAGGGCGCGCCCGTCCGGCGTACCGCCACGGCCGAGACCGCGGACCTGCTGACCGACCTCACCGTCCAGGGCGTGCGCACCGTCGCCTTCGTCCGTTCCCGGCGTGGCGCGGAGCTGATCGCGGTGATCGCCCAGGAACGCCTCGCCGAGGTCGACCGTTCGCTCGCCCGGCGTGTCGCGGCCTATCGCGGCGGATATCTCCCCGAGGAGAGACGCGCCCTCGAACAGGCCCTGCACTCGGGTGAGCTCCTCGGCCTCGCCGCGACCACGGCCCTGGAGCTCGGCATCGACGTCTCCGGACTCGACGCCGTCCTGATCGCCGGCTACCCGGGCACCCGCGCCTCCCTGTGGCAGCAGGCCGGCCGGGCGGGCCGGTCGGGGCAGGGCGCGCTCGCCGTGCTCGTCGCCCGGGACGACCCGCTGGACACCTTCCTCGTGCATCACCCGGAGGCGCTGTTCGACCGTCCGGTGGAGTCGACCGTCCTCGACCCCGACAACCCCTACGTCCTCGCCCCGCACCTGTGCGCGGCCGCCGCGGAACTGCCCCTGACCGACGACGACCTTCCCCTCTTCGGCCCCGAGGCCGCCGGTCTGCTGCCGCAGCTGGAGGCCGCGAAGCTGCTGCGCCGCCGCACCAAGGCCTGGCACTGGACCCGCCGGGAACGGGCCGCCGACCTCGCGGACATCCGCGGCGAGGGCGGCCGTCCGGTCCAGGTCGTCGAGGCCGGTACGGGCCGACTGCTCGGCACGGTCGACGCGGGCGCCTCCCACACCACCGTCCACGAGGGCGCGGTCCACCTCCACCAGGGCCGCACGTATCTCGTGCGCTCCCTCGACCTGGAGGACTCCGTCGCCCTGGTCGAGCAGGCCGACCCGCCGTACTCGACGGTCGCCCGGGACACGACGTCGATCTCCGTCCTGGAGACGGACGTAGAAATCCCCTGGGGTCAGGGCCGGTTGTGCTACGGCTCCGTCGAAGTGACCAATCAGGTCGTCTCCTTCCTGCGTCGTCGTGTCATCACCGGTGAAGTCCTGGGCGAGTCGAAGCTCGACCTCCCTCCTCGTACGCTGCGTACGCGTGCCGTGTGGTGGACGGTGACCGAGGACCAGTTGGACGCGGCCCGGATCGGTCCCGAGATCCTCGGCGGGGCCCTGCACGCCGCCGAACACGCGTCGATCGGCATGCTGCCGCTCTTCGCGACCTGCGACCGCTGGGACATCGGCGGCGTGTCGGTACCGCTGCACCCCGACACGCTGCTGCCGACGGTCTTCGTCTACGACGGCCATCCCGGCGGCGCGGGCTTCGCGGAGCGGGCCTTCCACACGGCCCGCGCCTGGCTCACGGCGACCCGGCAGGCCATCGCCTCCTGCGAGTGCGACGCCGGCTGCCCGTCCTGCATCCAGTCGCCGAAGTGCGGCAACGGCAACGACCCGCTCCACAAACGAGGAGCCGTACGCCTGCTCACGGAACTGCTGCGGGAGGCCCCCCAGGAGAAGCCGGACCCGGAGCGGGAACCGGAGGCGGGGGCAGGGTCGGGGCCTGCGCCGGAGAGGGGAGCCAGGACCGCGCCGGGGGAGGCGGTGGGGACGGTGCCCCGTCCCCAGGGCCCGCCCGTGCCCTGA
- a CDS encoding TadE family type IV pilus minor pilin: MTAESAVVLPVLVLFATALVYGLLIMAAQIRCVDAARAGARAAARQDAPEAILEVTRAVAPQGAEVTVGREGDQVRVVVVARPPALRVLPVELREEAVAAAEEPLAPAGGTTGAATAGKNEGRAR, translated from the coding sequence GTGACGGCGGAGTCGGCCGTCGTGCTGCCGGTGCTGGTGCTCTTCGCGACGGCGCTGGTCTACGGACTGTTGATCATGGCCGCGCAGATCCGGTGCGTGGACGCGGCCAGGGCCGGCGCGCGGGCCGCGGCCCGCCAGGACGCGCCCGAGGCGATCCTCGAGGTGACCCGCGCCGTGGCGCCACAGGGGGCGGAGGTGACCGTCGGCAGGGAGGGCGACCAGGTCCGCGTGGTGGTCGTGGCACGCCCACCCGCGCTGCGCGTACTGCCCGTCGAGCTGCGCGAGGAAGCCGTGGCGGCTGCGGAGGAGCCCCTCGCCCCGGCGGGCGGGACGACGGGGGCGGCGACGGCGGGCAAGAACGAGGGGAGGGCGCGGTGA
- a CDS encoding ATP-binding protein, translating into MATVELRFSALPEHVRTARLVAAAVARRAGVDEAVLDEVRLAVGEACTRAVGLHQTGGIAAPVKVALIEDEKQFSIEVGDEAPHAVPGDRVPGSGPDADAEAEEDEMGLAVISGLVDDVEVSAGEHGGLIRMTWPTTPVTATLS; encoded by the coding sequence ATGGCCACCGTTGAACTCCGCTTCAGCGCGCTGCCCGAGCACGTCAGGACCGCCCGTCTGGTGGCGGCAGCGGTGGCGCGCAGGGCCGGAGTGGACGAGGCCGTCCTCGACGAGGTGCGGCTCGCCGTCGGCGAGGCCTGCACCCGTGCCGTCGGACTGCACCAGACGGGCGGTATCGCCGCGCCGGTGAAGGTGGCGCTGATCGAGGACGAGAAGCAGTTCTCCATCGAGGTCGGTGACGAGGCGCCGCACGCGGTGCCCGGTGACCGGGTTCCCGGCTCGGGGCCGGACGCCGACGCCGAGGCCGAGGAGGACGAGATGGGCCTCGCGGTCATCAGCGGGCTCGTCGACGACGTCGAGGTCTCCGCCGGGGAGCACGGCGGTCTGATCCGCATGACCTGGCCGACGACGCCGGTCACCGCGACTCTCTCCTGA
- a CDS encoding DUF4244 domain-containing protein — protein MYKAVRARLGALVCRVRAARGDAGMVTSEYAMGIVAAVGFAVLLYQVVTSDVVAAQLQDIVKRALSAGA, from the coding sequence ATGTACAAGGCGGTACGGGCACGACTGGGTGCCCTGGTGTGCAGGGTGCGGGCGGCGCGAGGGGACGCGGGGATGGTGACGTCCGAGTACGCGATGGGGATCGTGGCGGCCGTGGGCTTCGCCGTGCTCCTCTACCAGGTGGTGACGAGCGACGTGGTCGCCGCTCAGCTCCAGGACATCGTGAAACGGGCGCTCAGTGCGGGGGCATGA
- a CDS encoding Fic family protein has protein sequence MSTTGASADPLAALGSLPGVAESVESMRKSVDRVYGHRVMRRRSTEITSEAALRGARGSAALSGADWALEEVRRRTDFGADDEARVMGAALRLSAEAGQLLSIWRQSPLRVLARLHLVAAATNGDEVGRPRQAGEAVDEPLIELPLPAADEVAGRLEGLSELIIAGGSAPALVTASVVHGELLALRPFTSHNGLVARAAERIVLIGSGLDPKSVCPAEVGHAELGRAAYTAALDGYVSGTPEGMAAWITHCGRAVELGARESTAVCEALQRGAA, from the coding sequence ATGAGTACGACTGGCGCGTCCGCCGATCCGCTTGCGGCCCTGGGCTCCCTGCCCGGTGTGGCCGAGTCCGTGGAGTCCATGCGCAAGTCCGTGGACCGGGTCTATGGGCACCGCGTCATGCGGCGCCGCAGCACCGAGATCACCTCGGAGGCCGCGCTGCGCGGCGCGCGGGGCTCGGCGGCCCTGTCCGGAGCGGACTGGGCGCTGGAGGAGGTCCGCAGGCGCACCGACTTCGGTGCCGACGACGAGGCACGTGTCATGGGTGCCGCGCTGCGGCTGTCCGCCGAGGCGGGCCAGCTGCTCTCCATCTGGCGGCAGTCGCCGCTGCGCGTGCTGGCGCGGCTGCACCTGGTGGCCGCGGCGACCAACGGCGACGAGGTCGGACGGCCGCGACAGGCCGGCGAGGCCGTCGACGAACCGCTGATCGAACTGCCGTTGCCGGCCGCCGACGAGGTGGCGGGCCGGCTCGAGGGACTGTCTGAGCTGATCATCGCGGGCGGGTCCGCGCCGGCCCTGGTGACCGCCTCCGTCGTGCACGGCGAACTGCTGGCCCTGCGCCCCTTCACCTCGCACAACGGCCTGGTCGCGCGGGCCGCCGAACGGATCGTGCTGATCGGCAGCGGCCTCGACCCGAAGTCGGTGTGCCCGGCCGAGGTGGGGCACGCCGAACTCGGACGGGCGGCCTACACGGCGGCCCTCGACGGCTACGTCTCCGGCACCCCCGAAGGGATGGCGGCCTGGATCACCCACTGCGGAAGGGCCGTCGAACTGGGCGCGCGCGAGTCGACGGCGGTCTGCGAGGCGCTCCAGCGCGGCGCGGCGTAG
- a CDS encoding HAD family hydrolase has product MLMLVENHSLPRTAAFFDLDKTVIAKSSTLTFSKSFYQGGLINRRAALRTAYAQFVFLVGGMDHDQMERTREYLSALVRGWNVRQVKEIVAETLHDLIDPLIYDEAASLIEEHHTAGRDVVIVSTSGAEVVEPIGELLGADRVVATRMVVGEDGCFTGEVEYYAYGPTKAEAIKELAESEGYDLARCYAYSDSATDLPMLETVGNPHAVNPDRALRREAVARGWPILDFHRPVRLKQRIATFSVPPRPALVAAAAIGAAAATAGLVWYANRRRAATV; this is encoded by the coding sequence ATGCTCATGCTTGTGGAAAACCACTCCTTGCCCCGCACAGCGGCCTTCTTTGACCTGGACAAGACGGTCATTGCGAAGTCGAGCACGCTCACCTTCAGCAAGTCCTTCTACCAAGGCGGTCTGATCAACCGCAGGGCTGCCCTGCGGACCGCATACGCCCAGTTCGTCTTCCTCGTCGGCGGTATGGACCACGACCAGATGGAGCGGACGCGCGAGTACCTGTCCGCTCTCGTACGGGGGTGGAACGTCCGTCAGGTGAAGGAGATCGTCGCCGAGACCCTTCACGACCTCATCGACCCGTTGATCTACGACGAGGCGGCGTCCCTGATCGAGGAGCACCACACGGCCGGCCGCGACGTGGTGATCGTGTCCACCTCGGGCGCCGAGGTGGTGGAGCCGATCGGCGAACTGCTCGGAGCGGACCGCGTGGTCGCCACCCGGATGGTCGTGGGCGAGGACGGCTGCTTCACCGGCGAGGTGGAGTACTACGCGTACGGCCCGACGAAAGCGGAAGCGATCAAGGAGCTGGCCGAGTCCGAGGGCTACGACCTCGCGCGCTGCTACGCCTACAGCGACTCGGCGACCGATCTGCCGATGCTGGAGACCGTGGGCAACCCGCACGCCGTGAACCCGGACCGGGCCCTGCGGCGCGAGGCCGTCGCGCGCGGGTGGCCGATTCTCGACTTCCACCGGCCGGTGCGTCTCAAGCAGCGGATCGCCACGTTCTCCGTACCGCCCCGCCCCGCGCTCGTCGCGGCCGCGGCCATAGGAGCGGCGGCGGCCACCGCCGGCCTGGTCTGGTACGCGAACCGACGCCGGGCGGCGACGGTCTGA
- the ssd gene encoding septum site-determining protein Ssd has product MTGAVTHDPPPTAGGGPGKPLIVTEDVELLDDLLRLCAAAGATPEVHHSMPQRRGSWEAAPLVLVGDDAARRVRGAARRRGVVLVGRDQDDSGVWQRAVEIGADHVLMLPDGEQWLVDRIADVAEGVGRPALTVGVVGGRGGAGASTLACALAVTSAREGLRTLLVDADPLGGGLDVLLGGESAEGLRWPAFAASRGRVGGGALEESLPRLHSLRVLSWDRGDCVAIAPQAVRAVLAAARRRGGTVVVDLPRRVDAGVAEVLAQLDLGLLVVPAELRAVAAGKRVASAVGMVLRDLRVAVRGPYAPGLDDGEVARLLGIPLAGEVPVESGLLRPDGGKAPPGGAARGPLARFCKQFWERALTEAGGS; this is encoded by the coding sequence GTGACCGGAGCCGTCACACATGACCCGCCACCCACCGCCGGAGGCGGACCGGGCAAGCCGCTGATCGTCACCGAGGACGTGGAACTCCTCGACGATCTGCTGCGGCTGTGCGCCGCGGCAGGCGCCACACCCGAGGTGCACCACTCGATGCCGCAACGGCGGGGCAGCTGGGAGGCCGCCCCGCTCGTCCTGGTCGGCGACGACGCGGCACGCCGGGTCCGCGGGGCCGCCCGCAGACGAGGAGTGGTCCTCGTGGGACGCGACCAGGACGACTCGGGGGTGTGGCAGCGCGCCGTGGAGATCGGCGCCGACCACGTCCTGATGCTGCCCGACGGCGAACAGTGGCTGGTCGACCGCATCGCCGACGTCGCCGAGGGCGTAGGCAGGCCCGCCCTCACCGTCGGCGTGGTCGGCGGACGCGGCGGCGCCGGAGCCTCCACGCTCGCGTGCGCCCTCGCCGTCACCTCCGCGCGGGAAGGGCTGCGCACCCTCCTGGTCGACGCCGATCCGCTGGGCGGCGGACTCGACGTGCTCCTCGGCGGTGAGAGCGCCGAAGGCCTGCGCTGGCCCGCGTTCGCCGCCTCGCGCGGCCGGGTCGGCGGCGGCGCACTGGAGGAATCGCTGCCGAGACTGCACTCCCTGCGGGTGCTCAGCTGGGACCGGGGCGACTGCGTCGCCATCGCGCCCCAGGCCGTGCGCGCGGTGCTGGCCGCGGCCCGGCGCCGGGGCGGCACGGTCGTCGTCGACCTCCCCCGCCGTGTGGACGCCGGGGTCGCCGAAGTCCTCGCCCAGCTCGACCTCGGGCTTCTCGTGGTCCCGGCCGAACTGCGCGCCGTCGCGGCGGGCAAACGCGTGGCCTCCGCCGTCGGCATGGTGCTGCGTGACCTGCGCGTGGCGGTGCGCGGCCCCTACGCGCCCGGACTCGACGACGGCGAAGTGGCCCGGCTGCTCGGCATCCCGCTCGCCGGTGAGGTGCCCGTCGAATCGGGGCTGCTGCGCCCGGACGGCGGGAAGGCGCCGCCGGGCGGGGCCGCGCGCGGGCCCCTGGCCCGCTTCTGCAAGCAGTTCTGGGAGCGGGCGCTGACCGAGGCGGGCGGCTCATGA